From Actinopolymorpha cephalotaxi, one genomic window encodes:
- a CDS encoding glycoside hydrolase family 2 protein, which produces MSQWRELHEGWTLRVVGEADGVPREVADATVPATVPGSVHTDLLAAGLIPDPYLDRNEYDLGWIGRADWRYSTTFDWTPDGSDRTDLVCDGLDTVATVELNGEVVATTQNMHRSYRFDVGAKLREGRNELVVTFASAQQYAEQLRDKLGDLPGPNSATPEPFNFIRKMACNFGWDWGPVLVTAGIWKSIRLHSWSGARLARVRPVVDVDLGEGRDVATAGRVRVLADVEYAGTATAAGDGGAAGVKSGLTLAASVAGSQAEVGIPAGATSAEVELSVDSPRLWWPHGHGEQPLYDLAVELSDGSGGGLDGWSRRVGFRQVELDTTPDGPADPDNAADGEAGSAFTIVVNGVPVFARGANWIPDDCFPSRVDAARYRTRLQQSRDAHIDLLRVWGGGLYEQDAFYDAADELGILVWQDFLFACASYPEESPIAEEVEAEARENVARLMPHPSLVLWNGNNENIWAWFDWGWQPKVGDRTWGEGYYLDLLPRVVGETDPSRPYWPGSPYSGSMDRHPNVDEHGCKHVWDVWNQVDYSVYRDYVPRFVAEFGWQGPPTWATLTRAVHDEPLAADSPGVLSHQKATDGNAKLARGIAPHFPEPGNVEDWHWFTQLNQARALTVGIEHYRSHRGRCMGTVVWQINDCWPVTSWAAVDGDARPKPLWYALRKVYDPRLVTVQPRPEGLTAFLVNEGLTGAGEALGDGGVWETGLSVERRTFSGEVLANWSTSVSVQPGATAAVRVPVDVATTTDPSTEYLVVTAGDRRATWFFAADKDLAYPAPDWDVEVSADGPVTRVTVTTRTLVRDLALFADRLDPAAVVDDMLVTLLPGESHTFEITGLTRPVDVAEVSGRPVLRCANDTVASAS; this is translated from the coding sequence ATGAGTCAGTGGCGAGAACTGCACGAGGGTTGGACGCTGCGGGTGGTGGGGGAGGCCGACGGCGTTCCCCGGGAGGTTGCGGACGCCACGGTGCCGGCAACGGTGCCGGGCAGCGTGCACACCGACCTGCTCGCGGCGGGCCTGATCCCGGACCCCTACCTCGACCGGAACGAGTACGACCTGGGCTGGATCGGCCGGGCCGACTGGCGCTACAGCACCACGTTCGACTGGACGCCGGACGGCTCGGACCGCACCGACCTGGTCTGCGACGGGCTGGACACCGTGGCCACCGTCGAGCTGAACGGCGAGGTGGTCGCCACCACCCAGAACATGCACCGTTCCTACCGGTTCGACGTGGGCGCGAAGCTGCGGGAGGGCCGCAACGAACTGGTGGTGACGTTCGCGTCGGCGCAGCAGTACGCCGAGCAGCTGCGGGACAAGCTCGGCGACCTGCCCGGCCCCAACTCCGCCACCCCCGAGCCGTTCAACTTCATCCGCAAGATGGCCTGCAACTTCGGCTGGGACTGGGGCCCGGTGCTGGTCACCGCGGGCATCTGGAAGTCGATCCGGCTGCACAGCTGGAGCGGCGCCCGGCTGGCCAGGGTCCGTCCCGTGGTGGACGTCGACCTGGGTGAGGGCCGCGACGTCGCGACCGCCGGCCGGGTCCGCGTACTCGCCGACGTGGAGTACGCCGGGACCGCGACCGCAGCCGGTGACGGCGGCGCGGCCGGCGTCAAGTCCGGATTGACGCTGGCCGCGAGCGTGGCGGGATCCCAGGCAGAGGTGGGGATTCCGGCCGGTGCCACCAGCGCCGAGGTGGAGCTGAGCGTCGACAGCCCCCGGCTGTGGTGGCCGCACGGGCACGGCGAGCAGCCGCTGTACGACCTGGCCGTCGAGCTGTCGGACGGCTCCGGAGGTGGCCTGGACGGCTGGTCGCGCCGCGTCGGCTTCCGTCAGGTGGAGCTTGACACCACTCCTGATGGCCCTGCCGACCCTGACAACGCCGCCGACGGCGAGGCGGGTTCGGCGTTCACGATCGTGGTCAACGGCGTGCCGGTCTTCGCCCGCGGCGCCAACTGGATCCCCGACGACTGCTTCCCGTCCCGCGTCGACGCGGCCCGCTACCGCACCCGGCTCCAGCAGTCCAGGGACGCCCACATCGACCTGCTGCGGGTGTGGGGCGGCGGCCTGTACGAGCAGGACGCCTTCTACGACGCCGCCGACGAGCTGGGCATCCTCGTCTGGCAGGACTTCCTGTTCGCGTGCGCGTCCTACCCGGAGGAGTCGCCGATCGCGGAGGAGGTGGAGGCCGAGGCGCGGGAGAACGTCGCTCGGCTGATGCCGCACCCGAGCCTGGTGCTGTGGAACGGCAACAACGAGAACATCTGGGCGTGGTTCGACTGGGGCTGGCAGCCGAAGGTCGGCGACCGCACCTGGGGCGAGGGGTACTACCTCGACCTGCTGCCCAGGGTGGTCGGCGAGACCGACCCGAGCCGGCCGTACTGGCCCGGTAGCCCCTACTCCGGCTCGATGGACCGTCACCCCAACGTCGACGAGCACGGCTGCAAGCACGTCTGGGACGTGTGGAACCAGGTCGACTACTCCGTCTACCGCGACTACGTCCCGAGGTTCGTGGCGGAGTTCGGCTGGCAGGGCCCGCCCACCTGGGCCACACTGACCCGCGCGGTGCACGACGAGCCGCTGGCGGCCGACTCGCCCGGCGTACTCAGCCACCAGAAGGCCACCGACGGCAACGCCAAGCTGGCCCGCGGCATCGCACCGCACTTCCCCGAGCCGGGCAACGTCGAGGACTGGCACTGGTTCACCCAGCTCAACCAGGCAAGGGCGCTCACCGTCGGGATCGAGCACTACCGCTCGCACCGGGGCCGGTGCATGGGCACGGTGGTGTGGCAGATCAACGACTGCTGGCCGGTGACCTCCTGGGCGGCCGTCGACGGCGACGCCCGGCCCAAGCCTTTGTGGTACGCGCTGCGCAAGGTGTACGACCCGCGGCTGGTCACCGTCCAGCCCCGTCCGGAGGGCCTCACGGCGTTCCTTGTCAACGAGGGGTTGACAGGGGCCGGCGAAGCGCTCGGGGACGGCGGGGTGTGGGAGACCGGCCTGTCGGTCGAACGCCGTACGTTCTCCGGTGAGGTGCTCGCCAACTGGTCGACCTCGGTGAGCGTGCAGCCGGGCGCCACGGCGGCGGTGCGGGTGCCGGTCGACGTGGCCACCACCACCGACCCGTCCACGGAATACCTGGTGGTCACCGCCGGGGACCGGCGGGCCACGTGGTTCTTCGCCGCCGACAAGGACCTCGCCTACCCCGCCCCGGACTGGGACGTCGAGGTGAGCGCCGACGGCCCGGTGACCCGGGTGACCGTCACGACGCGAACGCTGGTGCGCGACCTCGCGTTGTTCGCCGACCGGCTCGACCCGGCCGCGGTCGTGGACGACATGCTGGTCACGCTGCTGCCGGGGGAGTCGCACACGTTCGAGATCACCGGGCTGACCCGGCCGGTGGACGTGGCCGAGGTCAGCGGCCGGCCCGTGCTGCGCTGCGCCAACGACACGGTCGCCTCGGCCTCGTGA
- a CDS encoding zinc-dependent alcohol dehydrogenase family protein encodes MKAAVISAPGEVSVESVPDPTPGPRDVVVKVAACGICGTDLHILEGEFAPTLPVVPGHEFAGEVVAVGTDVTEFATGDQVAVDPSLHCGECHYCRRARGNLCENWAAIGVTTAGGAAEYALAPVKNCYRLPDGVSTGDAALIEPLSCAVRGFDVLPRMLADHYLIYGAGTMGLMMMELAKRAGAGSVNVVDLNSKRLETARELGCSGTATSADELTGGFPRGWDVVVDCTGVAAAISDGLSRVGRGGTFLQFGVAAYDARVQIEPYKIYNQEITITGSMAVLHSFERAGDLFVNGALRPDVMISDRFPLADYATALDQFKAGVGRKIQIVP; translated from the coding sequence GTGAAAGCCGCCGTCATCAGTGCACCCGGTGAGGTCAGTGTCGAGAGTGTCCCGGACCCCACCCCGGGGCCGCGCGACGTGGTGGTCAAGGTCGCCGCGTGCGGGATCTGCGGCACCGACCTGCACATCCTGGAAGGCGAGTTCGCCCCCACCCTGCCGGTCGTACCCGGCCACGAGTTCGCCGGCGAGGTGGTCGCCGTCGGTACGGATGTCACCGAGTTCGCCACCGGCGACCAGGTGGCGGTCGACCCGTCCCTGCACTGCGGGGAGTGCCACTACTGCCGCCGGGCACGCGGCAACCTCTGTGAGAACTGGGCCGCGATCGGGGTGACCACCGCCGGCGGCGCGGCCGAGTACGCCCTCGCCCCGGTGAAGAACTGCTACCGGCTCCCCGACGGTGTCTCGACCGGTGACGCCGCGCTGATCGAGCCGCTGTCGTGCGCGGTCCGCGGGTTCGACGTACTCCCCCGCATGCTCGCCGACCACTACCTCATCTACGGCGCCGGCACGATGGGCCTGATGATGATGGAGCTCGCCAAGCGGGCCGGGGCGGGCAGCGTCAACGTCGTCGACCTCAACTCCAAGCGGCTGGAGACCGCCCGCGAACTCGGCTGCTCGGGCACCGCCACCAGCGCCGACGAGCTCACCGGGGGCTTTCCCCGCGGCTGGGACGTCGTGGTCGACTGCACCGGGGTCGCCGCCGCGATCTCCGACGGGCTGTCGCGGGTGGGTCGCGGCGGGACGTTCCTGCAGTTCGGGGTGGCCGCCTACGACGCACGCGTGCAGATCGAGCCGTACAAGATCTACAACCAGGAGATCACCATCACCGGCTCGATGGCGGTGCTGCACAGCTTCGAACGCGCCGGTGACCTGTTCGTCAACGGCGCGTTGCGCCCGGACGTGATGATCAGCGACCGTTTTCCGCTGGCCGACTACGCCACCGCACTCGACCAGTTCAAGGCCGGTGTGGGCCGCAAGATCCAGATCGTCCCCTGA
- a CDS encoding NAD(P)-dependent alcohol dehydrogenase, whose translation MGEAVPPTMRAAVLRSVKDLAVEERPVPEPGPREVLIQVRSVGTCGSDVHYYEHGRIGDFVVRAPLVLGHESSGVVVGRGSEVTRHEVGQRVSMEPGVPCFTCAQCRAGRYNLCPDMRFFATPPIDGAFCEYVVLHEEFAHPVPDSMSDDAAALLEPLSVGVWSSQKARVGPGTRVLVTGAGPIGLVALQAARAFGAAEVVVTDVLPQRLETARALGATTVNVAETSLADAGVEADVLIECSGFPPAIGEAIRRVRRAGRVVLVGMGGDEIPLPLAHVQSFEIEVTGTFRYANTWPTAIALATGKEVDLDRLATHHFGLDATEQALTALARDENTIKAMVHPDRP comes from the coding sequence ATGGGCGAAGCGGTTCCCCCGACCATGCGGGCCGCGGTCCTGCGTTCGGTGAAGGACCTCGCCGTGGAGGAACGGCCGGTCCCCGAGCCGGGCCCGCGCGAGGTGCTGATCCAGGTGCGCTCGGTGGGCACCTGCGGCTCCGACGTCCACTACTACGAGCACGGCCGGATCGGCGACTTCGTCGTCCGCGCGCCGCTGGTCCTCGGGCACGAGTCGAGCGGGGTCGTGGTGGGGCGCGGGTCCGAGGTCACCCGGCACGAGGTCGGGCAGCGGGTGTCCATGGAGCCGGGCGTGCCCTGTTTCACCTGCGCGCAGTGCCGTGCAGGCCGCTACAACCTCTGCCCGGACATGCGGTTCTTCGCCACCCCGCCGATCGACGGGGCGTTCTGTGAGTACGTCGTCCTGCACGAGGAGTTCGCTCACCCGGTGCCGGACTCGATGTCCGACGACGCGGCGGCGCTGCTGGAGCCGCTGTCGGTCGGGGTGTGGAGCTCGCAGAAGGCGCGGGTCGGCCCGGGCACCCGGGTGCTCGTCACCGGTGCCGGGCCGATCGGGCTGGTCGCGCTGCAGGCAGCACGGGCGTTCGGGGCCGCCGAGGTGGTGGTCACCGACGTACTCCCACAGCGGCTGGAGACCGCGCGGGCGCTCGGCGCGACCACGGTGAACGTGGCCGAGACGTCGCTGGCCGACGCCGGTGTCGAGGCGGACGTGCTGATCGAATGCTCCGGCTTCCCGCCCGCGATCGGCGAGGCGATCCGGCGGGTGCGCCGGGCCGGCCGGGTGGTGCTGGTCGGCATGGGCGGGGACGAGATCCCGCTGCCGCTGGCGCACGTGCAGAGCTTCGAGATCGAGGTCACCGGCACGTTCCGGTACGCCAACACCTGGCCGACCGCGATCGCGCTGGCCACCGGCAAGGAGGTCGACCTGGACCGGCTGGCCACCCACCACTTCGGGCTGGACGCCACCGAGCAGGCACTCACCGCGCTGGCCCGCGACGAGAACACCATCAAGGCCATGGTCCACCCGGACCGGCCGTGA
- a CDS encoding carbohydrate ABC transporter permease produces the protein MSAAAPTSPLERGTKSSRTLAWVLLAVGLVWTLVPLVWMLSSSLKSKADVTSGTPKFLFAPTLDNYRNLFSGANDLTPYLTHSILAGGVSAVLAVALGALAGYGLSRTRMRGRRHLSFWIISTRMAPIAAVVLPLFLIFRQLDLIDSVFGLVLAYLTFDLPFAIWLMSAFFADVPPSLEESALVAGCSRWQAFYRVVLPLTKAGLVTTFVLCLVFAWNDYAFALVFSGPNSQTLPIAASQLVTQTGIDWGQLCAIGTFVVVPMMLAGLAVRRWLVTGLTLGAVTGE, from the coding sequence ATGAGCGCCGCCGCTCCCACCAGCCCGCTGGAGCGGGGTACGAAGAGTTCGCGCACGCTCGCCTGGGTGCTGCTCGCGGTCGGCCTGGTGTGGACCCTCGTCCCGCTGGTGTGGATGCTGTCGTCGTCGCTGAAGTCGAAGGCGGACGTGACGTCGGGTACGCCGAAGTTCCTCTTCGCCCCCACGCTGGACAACTACCGCAACCTGTTCTCCGGCGCCAACGACCTCACGCCGTACCTCACGCACAGCATCCTCGCCGGCGGGGTGTCGGCCGTGCTCGCCGTGGCGCTCGGCGCCCTCGCCGGGTACGGCCTGTCCCGCACCCGGATGCGCGGCCGCCGGCACCTGTCGTTCTGGATCATCTCCACCCGGATGGCGCCGATCGCGGCCGTCGTGCTCCCGCTGTTCCTGATCTTCCGGCAGCTGGACCTGATCGACTCGGTGTTCGGGCTGGTGCTGGCCTACCTCACCTTCGACCTGCCGTTCGCGATCTGGCTGATGAGCGCGTTCTTCGCCGACGTGCCACCCTCGCTGGAGGAGTCGGCGCTGGTGGCGGGCTGCTCGCGCTGGCAGGCGTTCTACCGGGTGGTGCTGCCGCTGACCAAGGCCGGACTGGTGACGACGTTCGTGCTGTGCCTGGTGTTCGCGTGGAACGACTACGCGTTCGCGCTGGTGTTCAGCGGCCCCAACTCCCAGACGCTGCCGATCGCGGCGAGCCAGTTGGTGACACAGACCGGCATCGACTGGGGTCAGCTGTGCGCGATCGGTACGTTCGTGGTGGTCCCGATGATGCTGGCGGGACTCGCCGTCCGCCGGTGGCTGGTCACCGGGCTCACGCTCGGCGCCGTCACCGGAGAATGA
- a CDS encoding carbohydrate ABC transporter permease, with amino-acid sequence MSDTLTDVSEKSASRTGRRQPRLAFEGRLMAPGVILLAALSIVPFLAIIWMNFSQVRLLGGVATSWVGLDNWARFFSDLDMAANWLRTGAFFVLTVGLEMVGGVVLALCLWRVVRGRNLVLSLLLLPMFVAPVVVGLLGRFLTDSTFGLYAWLLRGTGYTGDILGGKYSAFAAVVAMDVWEWTPLIALITLAGLSSVPLSVREAASIDGASGAQSLRHIVLPSISNVLLVALLIRSMDAIRYFDIIWVTTNGGPADATKTVPVRLYETAFRFFDLGYAATIGLVMLAVSIAIARIFVRLLDQKGLTR; translated from the coding sequence ATGAGCGACACCCTCACCGACGTCTCCGAGAAGAGCGCCTCGCGCACCGGCCGGCGTCAACCCCGGCTTGCGTTCGAGGGGCGGCTGATGGCGCCCGGCGTGATCCTGCTGGCCGCCCTGTCGATCGTGCCGTTCCTCGCGATCATCTGGATGAACTTCTCCCAGGTACGCCTGCTCGGCGGGGTCGCCACCAGTTGGGTGGGCCTGGACAACTGGGCGCGGTTCTTCAGCGACCTCGACATGGCCGCCAACTGGCTGCGTACTGGCGCGTTCTTCGTCCTCACCGTCGGCCTGGAGATGGTCGGCGGCGTGGTGCTCGCGCTGTGCCTGTGGCGGGTCGTGCGCGGCCGCAACCTCGTCCTCAGCCTGCTCCTGCTGCCGATGTTCGTCGCACCCGTCGTCGTCGGCCTGCTCGGCAGGTTCCTCACCGACTCCACGTTCGGCCTGTACGCCTGGCTGCTGCGCGGCACCGGCTACACCGGCGACATCCTCGGCGGGAAGTACTCCGCGTTCGCCGCCGTGGTGGCAATGGACGTGTGGGAGTGGACGCCGCTGATCGCGCTGATCACCCTGGCCGGGCTGTCCTCGGTGCCACTGTCGGTGCGCGAGGCGGCCTCGATCGACGGGGCCAGCGGCGCGCAGTCGCTGCGCCACATCGTGCTGCCGTCCATCTCCAACGTGTTGCTGGTGGCGCTGCTGATCCGGTCGATGGACGCCATCCGCTACTTCGACATCATCTGGGTCACCACCAACGGCGGCCCGGCCGACGCCACCAAGACTGTCCCGGTACGGCTGTACGAGACGGCGTTCCGGTTCTTCGACCTCGGGTACGCCGCGACCATCGGCCTGGTGATGCTCGCGGTCTCGATCGCGATCGCCCGGATCTTCGTCCGGCTCCTCGACCAGAAGGGACTCACCCGATGA
- a CDS encoding ABC transporter substrate-binding protein, translating into MSGATPTANPPPPAAGITTRRTLLRGLAGAAGAGLAGAAMSGCSSPKDVARASTSDPWRQFAGTTLNFVSENTAPTAAIAANLAPFTELTGIRVNIVTLELSALVQKVALDLASGQSQYQVIYADPYQVLAPYSKGLVDLRELAADSSVPHLTGGFGDFIPTQLEAAGKFGDRDKVFALPYDCPTMIWHYRKDLFDKHHDAMSNDLGFDPTPGADTTWDQYAAIAKWFNDKTDDIPYGTGHQAKQHDSLMCDFSNVLWSYGGDYFDNGKAVGSLGATDPGKCRLDSDQAAEAAAFYDRLLASADPASRTWDWDGVGAAFRAGRIAMCPNWHEFAASNEAAMPGKVGYARLPKGPARSASHYGGTGIGISANTLPNERRAAWLFTVWATAPRTQLANLKSKAGGGTPTRTSVYELPEVRKAEKRPSAMPNMLTADAVNEAWKPANIGLRPKIPMWNECDTAIYTQLSRMLLGDAKPAQAMGDTADRIDRIVARGWVS; encoded by the coding sequence ATGAGCGGAGCCACCCCCACAGCCAACCCACCACCCCCGGCCGCCGGGATCACCACCCGCCGCACCCTGCTCCGCGGCCTCGCCGGCGCGGCCGGGGCCGGTCTCGCCGGCGCCGCGATGTCCGGCTGTTCCTCACCCAAGGACGTCGCCCGCGCCTCGACGAGCGATCCGTGGCGGCAGTTCGCCGGGACCACGCTCAACTTCGTCTCCGAGAACACCGCGCCCACCGCGGCCATCGCCGCCAACCTCGCGCCGTTCACCGAGCTCACCGGCATCCGGGTCAACATCGTGACGCTGGAGCTGTCCGCGCTGGTGCAGAAGGTCGCCCTCGACCTGGCCTCGGGCCAGTCGCAGTACCAGGTCATCTACGCCGACCCCTACCAGGTGCTCGCGCCGTACTCCAAGGGCCTGGTCGACCTGCGCGAGCTCGCCGCGGACTCCTCGGTGCCCCACCTGACCGGCGGGTTCGGCGACTTCATCCCCACCCAGCTGGAGGCGGCGGGCAAGTTCGGCGACCGCGACAAGGTGTTCGCGCTTCCCTACGACTGCCCGACGATGATCTGGCACTACCGCAAGGACCTGTTCGACAAGCACCACGACGCGATGTCGAACGACCTGGGCTTCGACCCCACACCGGGCGCGGACACCACCTGGGACCAGTACGCCGCGATCGCGAAGTGGTTCAACGACAAGACCGACGACATCCCGTACGGCACCGGCCACCAGGCCAAGCAGCACGACTCGCTGATGTGCGACTTCTCCAACGTGTTGTGGTCCTACGGCGGCGACTACTTCGACAACGGCAAGGCCGTCGGCAGTCTCGGCGCCACCGACCCCGGAAAGTGCCGGCTGGACAGCGACCAGGCCGCGGAGGCGGCCGCGTTCTACGACCGGCTGCTGGCGTCGGCCGACCCCGCGTCGCGCACCTGGGACTGGGACGGCGTCGGCGCGGCCTTCCGCGCGGGCCGGATCGCGATGTGCCCCAACTGGCACGAGTTCGCCGCCAGCAACGAGGCCGCCATGCCCGGCAAGGTCGGCTACGCCCGGCTGCCGAAGGGCCCGGCCCGCTCGGCCAGCCACTACGGCGGCACCGGCATCGGGATCAGCGCCAACACCCTGCCCAACGAGCGCCGGGCCGCGTGGCTGTTCACGGTCTGGGCGACCGCGCCGCGCACCCAGCTCGCCAACCTCAAGAGCAAGGCCGGCGGCGGGACACCCACCCGCACCTCGGTCTACGAGCTTCCGGAGGTACGCAAGGCGGAGAAGCGGCCGTCGGCGATGCCCAACATGCTCACCGCCGACGCCGTCAACGAGGCGTGGAAACCGGCCAACATCGGCCTGCGGCCGAAGATCCCGATGTGGAACGAATGCGACACCGCCATCTACACCCAGCTGTCCCGCATGCTGCTCGGCGACGCCAAGCCGGCGCAGGCGATGGGCGACACCGCCGACCGGATCGACCGGATCGTGGCCCGAGGGTGGGTGAGCTGA
- a CDS encoding DeoR/GlpR family DNA-binding transcription regulator: MVQQDDRPDRLGLGRASGMYAEERQLEILTRARADGRVEVAGLADALRVTQETVRRDLTVLERQGLLRRVHGGAIPVERLGYEPRLATRREQQREEKARIARAALDQLPAEGAVLLDSGSTPEALARLLPTDRELTVVTNSLPIATLLADQPQLSVWSLGGLVRGRTYATVDDWARRQLEDLSVEVAFVGTNAVTPGHGLSTPLPTEAAVKAAMVAAGKRRVLLADHSKFGRTSFCRFAGLADFDVVVTGTELGEAEAAEVEAAGPTVVRA, encoded by the coding sequence ATGGTCCAGCAAGACGACCGACCGGACAGACTCGGGCTCGGCCGGGCATCCGGGATGTACGCCGAGGAGCGCCAGCTGGAGATCCTCACACGGGCCCGGGCGGACGGGCGGGTCGAGGTGGCCGGGCTGGCCGACGCGCTGCGGGTCACCCAGGAGACGGTGCGGCGCGACCTCACCGTGCTCGAACGCCAGGGCCTGCTCAGACGGGTGCACGGCGGCGCGATCCCGGTGGAGCGGCTCGGCTACGAACCCCGGCTCGCCACCCGCCGCGAACAGCAGCGCGAGGAGAAGGCGCGGATCGCCCGGGCGGCACTGGACCAGCTCCCCGCCGAGGGCGCGGTGCTCCTCGACAGCGGCTCCACCCCGGAGGCCCTCGCCCGGCTGCTGCCCACCGACCGCGAGCTCACCGTGGTGACCAACTCGCTGCCGATCGCGACGTTGCTCGCCGACCAGCCCCAGCTGTCGGTGTGGAGTCTCGGCGGCCTGGTCCGCGGCCGCACCTACGCCACCGTCGACGACTGGGCCCGCCGGCAGCTGGAGGACCTGTCGGTGGAGGTGGCCTTCGTCGGCACCAACGCCGTGACGCCCGGGCACGGGCTCAGCACGCCGCTGCCGACCGAGGCGGCGGTGAAGGCCGCGATGGTCGCGGCCGGGAAGCGGCGGGTGCTGCTCGCCGACCACTCCAAGTTCGGGCGTACGAGCTTCTGCCGGTTCGCCGGCCTGGCGGACTTCGACGTGGTGGTCACCGGCACCGAGCTCGGCGAGGCGGAGGCGGCCGAGGTCGAGGCGGCCGGCCCCACCGTGGTGCGGGCGTGA
- a CDS encoding 1-phosphofructokinase family hexose kinase: MSAVILTVTPNPSVDRTLDVASLVPGVVNRASGGHVEPSGKGVNVTRALAANGVRSRAVLPLGGTEGDQLRRLLEDESVSYVGVPVTEAVRVNISLRTPDGVVTKVNEPGPTLSWGEAEALAEAVLAHLGHGDWVVGAGTLPRGVSDDFYADLAERVREAGGRFALDSSGAALRQGLAGLPALVKPNLDELAELTGTTLPTLDDVLAAAAKVRRATGADVLVSLGEEGAVLVGDGPPLHARAGGPVRVASTVGAGDNLLAGFLAVDGPPARRLLEAVAWGTAAVRSPRSLAGPVTDDDRALVVLG; this comes from the coding sequence GTGAGTGCCGTGATCCTCACCGTCACCCCGAACCCGAGCGTGGACCGCACCCTGGACGTCGCGTCGCTGGTGCCCGGCGTGGTCAACCGCGCGAGCGGCGGACATGTCGAGCCCAGCGGCAAGGGCGTCAACGTCACCCGCGCGCTGGCCGCCAACGGCGTCCGGTCCCGGGCCGTGCTGCCGCTCGGCGGCACCGAGGGCGACCAGTTGCGCAGGCTGCTGGAGGACGAGTCGGTGTCCTACGTCGGTGTGCCGGTGACCGAGGCGGTGCGTGTCAACATCTCCTTGCGTACCCCTGACGGTGTCGTCACCAAGGTCAACGAGCCCGGACCCACCCTGAGCTGGGGCGAGGCCGAGGCGCTCGCGGAGGCGGTGCTCGCCCACCTCGGCCACGGCGACTGGGTGGTCGGCGCGGGCACGCTGCCGCGCGGGGTTTCCGACGACTTCTACGCCGACCTCGCCGAGCGGGTACGCGAGGCCGGCGGGCGGTTCGCGCTGGACTCCAGCGGCGCGGCGCTGCGGCAGGGACTGGCCGGCCTGCCGGCACTGGTCAAGCCCAACCTGGACGAGCTCGCCGAACTCACCGGCACCACCCTGCCCACCCTCGACGACGTGCTCGCCGCCGCCGCGAAGGTACGCCGGGCCACCGGCGCCGACGTCCTGGTGAGCCTGGGCGAAGAAGGTGCGGTGCTGGTCGGTGACGGGCCGCCGCTGCACGCCCGGGCCGGTGGGCCGGTGCGGGTCGCCAGCACCGTCGGGGCGGGGGACAACCTGCTGGCAGGTTTCCTCGCGGTGGACGGCCCGCCCGCCCGGCGGCTACTCGAGGCGGTGGCGTGGGGCACCGCTGCCGTACGCAGTCCACGCAGCCTGGCCGGGCCGGTCACCGACGACGACCGCGCGCTGGTCGTACTCGGCTGA
- a CDS encoding 2-hydroxyacid dehydrogenase, which yields MRTLVIGDHYIPASAYVEALAGAGLDPAGVRTVDWSGGKADQHAAQQRMEKEGPGAVPVPAEIAAAVGDAQALALHFAPVPAEVLDAGSDLRAVVVARAGLENVDIEAATARGIAVVPVAGRNASGVAELAIGLMISEGRSLARADASVKAGGWRKDFGGPGTEIGGSTVGLVGFGHVGRELAGRLRGFGVRLLVADPYVGDDVLAAHEATRVDLDTVFAESDFVHVLARLTPQTERFVGAAQFALMKPTAYFVNTSRARLVDHDALYDALAERRIAGAGLDVFDHEPLPPDSPWRSLDNVTLTTHFGGETHTTNTRSARLVAEAIAELHRTGRVASAVNASALGWG from the coding sequence GTGCGCACACTCGTGATCGGCGACCACTACATTCCCGCGTCCGCCTACGTCGAGGCCCTCGCGGGCGCCGGCCTGGACCCGGCGGGCGTCCGTACCGTCGACTGGTCCGGCGGCAAGGCCGACCAGCACGCTGCCCAGCAGCGGATGGAGAAGGAGGGGCCGGGCGCCGTACCCGTACCCGCGGAGATCGCCGCCGCGGTGGGTGACGCGCAGGCACTGGCGTTGCACTTCGCGCCCGTACCCGCCGAGGTGCTGGACGCGGGCTCTGACCTGCGAGCGGTCGTGGTGGCCCGGGCCGGGCTGGAGAACGTCGACATCGAGGCGGCCACCGCCCGCGGCATCGCGGTGGTGCCGGTCGCCGGCCGCAACGCCTCCGGTGTGGCCGAGCTCGCGATCGGCCTGATGATCAGCGAGGGCCGCAGCCTCGCCCGGGCCGACGCCTCGGTGAAGGCCGGCGGGTGGCGCAAGGACTTCGGCGGGCCGGGCACCGAGATCGGCGGCAGCACCGTCGGCCTGGTGGGGTTCGGGCACGTGGGCCGGGAGCTGGCCGGGCGGCTGCGCGGGTTCGGCGTACGGCTGCTGGTCGCCGACCCCTATGTCGGCGACGACGTGCTCGCCGCCCACGAGGCGACCCGGGTGGACCTGGACACGGTCTTCGCCGAGTCCGACTTCGTGCACGTGCTGGCCCGGCTGACCCCGCAGACCGAGCGGTTCGTCGGCGCCGCGCAGTTCGCGCTGATGAAGCCGACCGCGTACTTCGTCAACACCTCCCGCGCCCGGCTGGTCGACCACGACGCGTTGTACGACGCGCTGGCCGAACGCCGGATCGCCGGCGCCGGACTGGACGTGTTCGACCACGAGCCGCTGCCGCCCGACAGCCCCTGGCGTTCCCTGGACAACGTCACGCTCACCACGCACTTCGGCGGGGAGACCCACACCACCAACACCCGCTCCGCCCGGCTGGTGGCCGAGGCGATCGCCGAACTGCACCGCACCGGGCGGGTCGCGTCGGCGGTGAACGCGTCCGCGCTCGGCTGGGGCTGA